Sequence from the Amaranthus tricolor cultivar Red isolate AtriRed21 chromosome 16, ASM2621246v1, whole genome shotgun sequence genome:
ttaacattttgtctaccacatAAAAAGTTGAAAGCTCTGGTTCAGCATGTggattttaaaaaatgtaaagTCGAAAACGCAAGTACCACGTGCAATGTccctttatattatattaaatgtaAGCTATGTTTAACCCATCCCTGTTAGTTTTCTACATATGCATGACAAAGCTTACCAATGAGGCAATGACAAAGCTTACCATGACAAAGGTTAAGAGTATATTAATTTATTGGTGCTAAGCTAACCTCTGTAATATCAGTAACGTTAGGGGTCATCTTTGCCCACACTGGAACAGTAGCCTTAGCATTTATCCAACCGCAGACCTCCTCTAACAATGCACAGTCCTTTCCTACAGCAGCACCCATCTTACGCTCAGGCATACCATGAGGACATGAGAAGTTAATTTCAATTGCATCCTGTAACCAATGAATTAATTTATGGTAAAATTTAGCCTCAGCAGAACaatataaatagatataaatACCAAACGAATGAGTTCAATGCAGTAGAAGTATTACAACTCCAGTTTGCTCGACTCGATCAATGAGCTCTTCCCATGCAGCTTTGTCATATTCTTCCATGATTGAAGCAATCAATATTCTATCAGGATATTCTTCTTTCAACTGCTTGAATTCTTTCAACATAATTTCAAGAGGTCGGTCACTAATTAGCTCAATGTTTTCCCAGCCAATTATCTGCGGTTTTGCAGAGCCATTAACTCCAGCTTTTAACTTTGCGTAACGAGGAGTTACATTTATTACTTTTGCAGCATCCAAAGAAACCTACAAAAAATGACAACAATCAgactaaaaaaagaaattgagcAAGTATTAACAACCATCATCTAGTATAAATTCCCGCACCATAACCATCACCTTTAGGATCTAATgctcaaaaaagaataatgtaTTAGAAGCTACCTAGCATATGAAGCTCTGGAATCCTCAAATATTAGAACTACTCCAAGCATGTACCCACATCCCCAGACGTAGTTGATGTACCGAAGAAACACTTTtcaaaagtttaaaaattagTGGCACTTGCATAcattgatttcttttatttttgtgactGTCTCATGGCACTTACTCGGTTATCAAAATGCTCCCGTTAAATTTCAGTAGGTCACAAAAACCATAAATCTTTGCAAAATGAGTTTAGAGAAGGGATGAAGGATATGACCGCTTTTGGGTATTATagtgaaagagaaattataaagcattataatatgattttttagaACATGGAAGTAACTGATTGACAGTGTCATCCTAAGAAACTATCAAATTATGGTGCATATCTATACGCAAAGAGATCACCAAAATCAAGAAACACATCAATGGACAAACCAAATGAATgctttaataataaattttaggCGGCAAAGGGCAACCAAGGTGTAAGACACAGTTGAGAAGTATTAGAAATGCTATTAATGTCATTAACACGAGACCATTGAAATTGCTCCATCAATGGATTTTTCAACATCCAAAACTCAGTTTAAAATTCTAGATAAGGACTTAAACCAATGAATCGTCTTAGGGTCTCATGGATCCAGTGGCCTATTGTCATCAAATGAAGCCAATCGACAAAAAACACAACATTTGACTTGAATTAATAATTCCAATACGAATAAAAGCTTAATTTCATGGAGATATTCTCAGTAAATTGAAGATTTATTATAGGATAAACAATGTTCTTAAACGGAACATGATTTCCAAGATTCCTGAAGGTGATACTCCATTATTACGATAGTAATGACACATCACATTTTATGATAAATAAAACTAGAACTCATCCACATTACCATCGTTTAATAGCAGTAACCAAACGGCCCGTTAGAATAACAAGTTGATatgaaatttataaacaaaaggaGGTATTTCTTCATAGCCATCGATACGAGTATATCGTTACAGTTAAAGCATagagtaaaaacaaggccgcgtCGCATCACATCAGCCGTGtagtaaaggttttcaaaataaatgaacCAATATTTACCGTGTAGCAAAGGTGTAAAAAAAGTCTCATTTTATCCGGGACATCTCATAGTTTCAACCGATATTTAGGCACTATGATATTCGTTTCCACATCAGCGTTCCACTATCGCGATCACAACCATtcccgcatttttacactatggtgaCAAAGGCACACATTGATGATCGATCCCTTATCATTACAatcatttatataattaataaaatttaaagtgcCTTGTATCTTGAGAGAATGAAAACTCAATGAATGAATTATCAATTATCATAAttacaaaacaacaaaatttcCTTCACATCAATAACTAGATTGTGCCCTTttcaatttcagaaaaaaacTAAGTATTGAGCTAAGCAAGTTCAATTTACAACAGCAACAAAAAGTTCCAatcaattcaaaataatatttcataTGATATTTCAATAAAGTCCATATGAGGATTATATATTGGGGTATCACTATCATAAAACCTATAATTCTgtaaaatgaaaagagaaaaaaaagctCACAGTTTTAGCAATAACTGCACCCCATCCTTCATCAAAAGCTCTTTTCATCACAGTATAGTTAGTCCCAGGTGGACCTGACCCGATCACAAATGGGTTAGGCATCGTTAACCCATTTACCTTCACAGTAAGATCCGGTCCCACCTGCTGTGAGTAGGATGCAGATACCCTGAACCCAACTCGGGATGGCCTAGCTGACCGAGTCGAATTGGGGCTCCAAATCGGAGTTATTGGGCTGGTTTTCAACTGAGTAGTAAGCTTCATTGTCGCCATTGATCagaaaaagagagaaatttgagAATTTTAATTCTTTTCTGAGAAAATAACAAGATTGAAGGAGAAAGTTTGATTTGAAGATGAGTTGTTATGAATAAGAGATGATCATGCGCACATGGGAAACGTAGATGAGTAGAAGTCTCTAAGAGAGTGATAGCGGctgatatttttattatatttttttaattattgggtAAGCTTTCATAATGGAAAATTggaaaaaattaagattatttaacaacttaattttaaaaatgagcttcgtaaaaatttattttctaaaataagcgtccgtacaacCGAGCCTAGCCTCGGGTTAATTTGCTGTTATCAACAGCGaaagatccaaaaaaaaaaattaaaggttaaagtcgctgttactaacagcgattgaatgagttgactggtcaactcctttagtcgctgttactaacagcgacttaaggagttgaccagtcaactcattCAGTCGcttttagtaacagcgactttaacctttaattttttttttttttttttttggagaactaaagtagccgttggtaatttagaaaaatagccgttaggaacgtgaaaatagccgttgtaatgatatctataaatagctccatcatttctcatacttcattatacccattttgcatcattcttcttctt
This genomic interval carries:
- the LOC130802740 gene encoding dihydropyrimidine dehydrogenase (NADP(+)), chloroplastic, yielding MATMKLTTQLKTSPITPIWSPNSTRSARPSRVGFRVSASYSQQVGPDLTVKVNGLTMPNPFVIGSGPPGTNYTVMKRAFDEGWGAVIAKTVSLDAAKVINVTPRYAKLKAGVNGSAKPQIIGWENIELISDRPLEIMLKEFKQLKEEYPDRILIASIMEEYDKAAWEELIDRVEQTGVDAIEINFSCPHGMPERKMGAAVGKDCALLEEVCGWINAKATVPVWAKMTPNVTDITEPARVALQSGCEGVAAINTIMSVMGINLKTLRPEPCVEGYSTPGGYSSKAVHPIALAKVMSIAKMMKAEFSEEFSLSGIGGVETGDDAAEFILLGANTVQVCTGVMMHGYGLVKKLCAELKDFMRIHNFSSIEDFRGASLPYFTTHTELVRMQQEAIRLKKATKKGLTSDKDWTGDGFVQETESMVSN